The genomic segment CGCAGGTAACGCGCCGCGGCGCGAGTAGAATGCTCCACATGAGTGCGATGATCATTAGCGGGTTCAACCGTTAAGCCATAGCGCGCTGCGGTTGCGGGCATAAACTGCCACATTCCCCGTGCCCCTTTCGGAGACAGCGCCAGCGGATTAAATCGGCTTTCCACGAAAGCCACTGATAACAGCCCGACCGGCAGGCGCTCTTCCTCAAGAATTGGAGCGAGCGTTCTGTAGTATTGGTTGAGTCTACTTTTCGCCGTCGCTTTCAGCGCATAGAAGAAAGTCTTTTCAGGCTTTATCAATATCGGCGAAGGGTTGGCTTGCGGAGCAAGCGCCTTCAATTCATGATCAACACGCTTATGCAGTTCACCTAACAAGCCGCCACGTTCGCTTTGGTCTTCCATTGCGGCGATTTTCTGCGCCTCTTTCAATATTTCCGTGGCTCGTCCGATCTCGCCGACTTTTTTAGCCTGAGAACTCGCATCGATTAACCGCGAAGC from the Acidobacteriota bacterium genome contains:
- a CDS encoding lytic transglycosylase domain-containing protein, yielding MNANHRKTWVRAFTLTILIVLILTGAEIANGQSTAVTDDPVLRAMKSIESSVSARHQAAEKVIAASRLIDASSQAKKVGEIGRATEILKEAQKIAAMEDQSERGGLLGELHKRVDHELKALAPQANPSPILIKPEKTFFYALKATAKSRLNQYYRTLAPILEEERLPVGLLSVAFVESRFNPLALSPKGARGMWQFMPATAARYGLTVEPANDHRTHVEHSTRAAARYLRDLYRQFGDWKLAIAAYNAGENRVQRIINKTGIRDFDEMSRRGLLPLETRNYVPAVMSAWSQLQAGKSLRTSAGME